From Gimesia panareensis, the proteins below share one genomic window:
- a CDS encoding response regulator: MSKKRILVIEDDRSLSEVLAYNLRQEKYDAVVALDGMDGLRQAQLKTPDLIILDLMLPQMDGLEVCRRLRSDPVTSNVLILMLTAKSEETDQVVGFTLGADDYVTKPFSVKILLERIKALLRRRESNGEASDTIVSQGVMIDRRRHRVMIDDVPISLTRSEFELLEALVRQPGRVFSRAELIDAALGDDALVLERTIDVHIRALRQKLDKHAELIETVRGVGYRFRDPDTAFKKQTT, encoded by the coding sequence ATGTCTAAGAAACGCATTCTTGTGATCGAAGATGATCGTTCTCTCTCTGAAGTTCTCGCATACAATCTGCGACAGGAGAAATACGATGCAGTGGTGGCCCTGGATGGGATGGACGGATTACGGCAGGCCCAGCTGAAAACACCAGACTTGATTATTCTGGATCTGATGTTGCCGCAGATGGATGGCCTGGAAGTCTGCCGCAGATTGCGGTCGGACCCGGTGACCAGCAACGTGCTGATTCTGATGCTGACAGCGAAATCGGAAGAGACTGACCAGGTCGTCGGTTTCACGCTGGGAGCGGATGATTATGTCACAAAGCCTTTTAGCGTCAAGATTCTCCTGGAACGTATCAAGGCGCTGCTCCGGCGACGTGAAAGCAACGGTGAAGCATCTGATACCATTGTCAGCCAGGGGGTGATGATTGACCGTCGCCGACATCGGGTGATGATTGACGATGTACCGATTTCACTGACTCGCAGTGAATTCGAACTGCTCGAGGCACTGGTTCGCCAGCCGGGGCGTGTGTTCTCGCGTGCCGAACTGATTGATGCGGCTCTGGGAGACGACGCTCTGGTGCTGGAGCGGACGATTGACGTGCATATTCGGGCATTACGCCAGAAGCTGGATAAGCACGCAGAGTTGATTGAAACAGTGCGAGGGGTTGGTTATCGATTCCGCGATCCAGATACGGCATTCAAGAAACAGACAACGTAA
- the phoU gene encoding phosphate signaling complex protein PhoU → MTKHLQRDMESLEREIITQSSLVEEMISKASRALYEVQVDLAHEVIEQERAIDESEVKIEEDCLKILALHQPVAVDLRETATVLKINNDLERIADLAVNIAERTIGLSHYPNFHIPPSLEAMTKVTVSMLRDAIDAFIDFDTEKARDVCKRDDIVDGYNREIINEIYVLMQSDPDLIKPALHFFSSARHIERIADHTTNIAEDVIYLTEGEIIRHRHKETFST, encoded by the coding sequence ATGACGAAACATTTACAGCGTGATATGGAATCTCTGGAGCGGGAAATCATCACCCAGTCGTCGCTGGTGGAAGAGATGATCTCGAAAGCCAGTCGCGCGCTCTACGAGGTACAGGTGGATCTGGCCCACGAGGTGATCGAACAGGAACGCGCGATCGACGAAAGTGAAGTGAAAATCGAGGAAGACTGCCTGAAAATTCTGGCACTGCACCAGCCTGTGGCGGTGGACTTGCGCGAGACGGCAACGGTACTCAAGATTAACAACGACCTGGAGCGGATCGCGGATCTGGCAGTGAATATCGCGGAGCGAACGATCGGTCTGTCTCATTACCCGAATTTCCACATCCCCCCCTCACTGGAGGCGATGACCAAGGTGACGGTTTCGATGCTGCGAGATGCCATCGATGCCTTTATCGATTTCGATACTGAAAAGGCCCGCGATGTCTGCAAGCGGGACGACATCGTCGACGGATACAACCGTGAAATCATCAACGAGATTTATGTGTTGATGCAGTCCGATCCGGACCTGATTAAACCGGCATTACACTTCTTTTCTTCAGCTCGCCACATTGAACGTATTGCCGACCATACTACGAATATTGCTGAAGATGTGATTTACCTGACCGAGGGCGAGATTATCCGCCATCGGCATAAAGAAACATTTTCTACCTGA
- a CDS encoding 3-keto-disaccharide hydrolase, producing the protein MKSASALAAGLSLCLSLCLPLTLSAEDTKAAEKWIPLFNGKNLDGWTVKIRGYEPGDNFGNTFRVEDGLMTVNYDQYDEFDEKFGHIFYKDSFSHYIIRVEYRFIGEQAKKGPGWAFRNSGIMVHGQSPESMSLDQRFPVSIEVQLLGGRATGKRTTANLCTPGTHVVMDGKLFKPHCIDSSSKTYRGDQWVTVEVEVKGNQIIKHIIDGETVLSYTKPQLDPSDADAQKLIQAGAPLMLEKGTISLQSESHPVQFRKVELRKLAP; encoded by the coding sequence GTGAAATCCGCATCTGCTCTCGCTGCCGGTTTGTCTCTCTGCCTCTCGCTCTGTCTGCCCCTGACTCTCAGCGCGGAAGATACCAAAGCAGCGGAGAAATGGATCCCTCTGTTCAACGGTAAAAATCTGGATGGCTGGACCGTCAAAATCCGCGGCTATGAACCGGGCGACAACTTCGGTAACACCTTCCGGGTCGAAGATGGTTTAATGACAGTCAACTATGACCAGTACGATGAGTTCGACGAAAAATTCGGTCACATCTTCTACAAAGACAGCTTCTCGCACTATATCATCCGCGTGGAATATCGCTTCATAGGAGAACAGGCCAAAAAAGGACCGGGCTGGGCCTTTCGTAACAGCGGCATTATGGTGCATGGCCAGAGCCCCGAAAGCATGTCTCTCGATCAGCGTTTCCCCGTTTCCATCGAAGTCCAGCTGCTGGGAGGGAGAGCCACAGGCAAACGGACGACCGCTAATCTCTGTACTCCGGGCACGCATGTCGTGATGGATGGCAAACTTTTCAAACCGCACTGTATCGACTCCAGCTCCAAAACTTACCGGGGCGACCAGTGGGTGACCGTCGAAGTCGAAGTCAAAGGCAATCAGATCATCAAACACATCATTGATGGAGAAACCGTACTCTCATACACCAAACCACAGCTCGACCCCTCCGACGCCGATGCACAGAAGCTGATCCAGGCGGGGGCCCCGCTCATGCTGGAAAAAGGAACCATTTCCCTCCAGTCGGAAAGTCATCCTGTGCAGTTCCGTAAGGTCGAACTCCGCAAACTCGCTCCCTGA
- the pstA gene encoding phosphate ABC transporter permease PstA: MSTKLDIYTTKRRGRVLNGLFTAACFLATITCVLVLLGLIWNIINQGQDWLDWDFIKHLPSRFPEKAGIKTALWGSIWLIGLTALFSVPLGVGAAVYLEEYAPRTRWRKLIQLNIANLAGVPSIVYGILGLGLFVRALAFERSVLSGALTLTLVVLPIIILASQEALRAVPDSIRRSAYALGATRWQTVWHQVLPASLPGIMTGVILSLSRALGEAAPLLVVGAMAYVPFVPEKLSDEFTALPIQIFNWTSRPQEEFHHLAAAGILVLLVVLVSMNAVAVFVRHRYGKKIRW, encoded by the coding sequence ATGAGCACGAAACTTGATATTTATACAACGAAGCGTCGTGGCCGGGTCCTTAACGGCCTGTTTACCGCGGCCTGTTTTCTGGCTACGATCACCTGTGTTCTGGTTCTGCTGGGACTGATCTGGAATATCATTAACCAGGGACAAGACTGGCTGGACTGGGATTTCATCAAACATCTGCCTTCACGGTTCCCGGAAAAAGCCGGGATTAAAACCGCCCTGTGGGGCAGTATCTGGCTGATCGGCCTGACGGCGCTGTTTTCGGTGCCGCTGGGAGTGGGGGCAGCCGTTTATCTGGAAGAATATGCCCCCCGCACCCGCTGGCGGAAACTGATTCAACTGAATATTGCAAATCTGGCTGGCGTGCCTTCGATTGTCTACGGGATTCTGGGGCTGGGTCTGTTTGTACGGGCACTGGCTTTTGAACGGAGTGTGCTGTCCGGAGCCCTGACGCTGACGCTGGTCGTCTTGCCGATCATTATTCTGGCTTCTCAGGAAGCATTGAGGGCCGTTCCCGATTCGATTCGCCGTTCAGCTTATGCCCTGGGGGCGACGCGGTGGCAGACGGTCTGGCATCAGGTGCTGCCGGCTTCTCTGCCGGGCATCATGACGGGGGTGATTCTGTCCCTGTCGCGGGCACTGGGAGAAGCGGCACCGTTGCTCGTTGTGGGGGCGATGGCGTATGTCCCCTTTGTGCCGGAAAAATTATCGGATGAGTTTACCGCTCTGCCGATTCAGATTTTCAACTGGACTTCGCGTCCACAGGAAGAATTTCATCACCTGGCAGCAGCCGGGATTTTAGTGCTGCTGGTAGTACTGGTCAGCATGAATGCGGTTGCCGTGTTTGTGCGGCACAGATACGGGAAAAAGATTCGCTGGTAA
- the pnpS gene encoding two-component system histidine kinase PnpS — protein MWSSRLFWKLFLVYAGLNIASAIVFVLIVSGRQRTQVVDQVQQRLHDSAVIMRSSMEGVFEQGFSEALQVKVEKLGTETGTRITLIDMDGVVIADSDQNSLQLVREMENHKNRVEVIKALATGSGTSERISPTLSEPMKYYALLYRHDGKPEGVVRVSITMSKIQLEISSIEKLIWSIALVVSFTVMLITYWVVARMIRPLTILTNAAESIANGDYDQKLYFPQHDELGILAQSFNHMSKEMAERVRQLQASGDRLSTVLEGMVEGVIATNERQHVLFANESAGRLLFFSPKEAQGKPLFESVRNHQLQKAVTEVLMTLEPQRMEVELESTSDRILGVTTTPLPGTPCPGLVIVLFDMTELRRLESLRQEFVANVSHELKTPLSSIKAYTETLIRGAMDDPEISKTFLLRIEEQADRLHQLILDLISLASIESGNQVFDIISIDLRPFVESCLVDQQTVAESKQIELVIEEQEPGLRVKADEEGLHQILGNLINNAIKYTPEQGRITIRWQPEQGNMVLLQVQDTGIGIEEKHLARLFERFFRVDKARSRELGGTGLGLSIVKHLVQSFNGTIGVTSKVGEGTTFSVRLPRG, from the coding sequence ATGTGGTCTTCGCGTCTGTTCTGGAAGCTGTTCCTGGTTTATGCCGGTTTGAATATCGCTTCCGCGATTGTGTTTGTGCTGATTGTTTCGGGACGCCAGCGGACTCAGGTAGTCGACCAGGTGCAACAGCGGCTGCACGACTCAGCAGTGATCATGCGGAGCAGCATGGAGGGAGTCTTCGAGCAGGGGTTTTCGGAGGCGCTGCAGGTCAAGGTTGAGAAGCTGGGCACAGAAACCGGAACACGGATTACCCTGATCGACATGGACGGCGTGGTGATTGCAGATTCCGATCAGAACTCCCTGCAACTGGTCCGCGAGATGGAGAATCATAAAAACCGTGTGGAGGTCATTAAAGCGCTGGCCACGGGTTCGGGGACTTCGGAGCGGATCAGTCCCACTTTGAGTGAGCCGATGAAGTATTATGCGCTGTTGTACAGACATGATGGGAAGCCGGAAGGCGTGGTCCGGGTCTCGATTACGATGTCCAAGATCCAGCTGGAGATCTCCTCAATTGAGAAGCTGATCTGGAGTATCGCGCTGGTGGTCAGCTTTACGGTGATGCTGATTACCTACTGGGTGGTCGCCCGTATGATCCGTCCGCTGACGATCCTGACCAATGCCGCGGAGTCGATCGCGAATGGAGATTACGATCAAAAGCTGTATTTCCCGCAACATGACGAGCTGGGAATTCTGGCACAGTCCTTCAATCATATGAGCAAGGAGATGGCCGAACGCGTGCGACAGCTGCAGGCCAGTGGTGATCGCCTGAGTACCGTGCTGGAGGGGATGGTCGAAGGTGTGATCGCGACGAATGAACGACAACATGTCCTGTTCGCGAACGAGTCGGCGGGGCGGCTGCTGTTTTTCTCCCCCAAAGAGGCGCAGGGGAAGCCGCTGTTTGAATCGGTGCGGAATCACCAGTTACAGAAGGCGGTTACAGAAGTTCTGATGACCCTCGAACCACAACGGATGGAAGTGGAACTGGAGAGCACCAGTGATCGCATTCTGGGGGTCACGACGACTCCGCTGCCGGGCACGCCCTGTCCGGGGCTGGTGATCGTGCTGTTCGACATGACTGAATTGCGGCGGCTGGAATCGTTGCGGCAGGAGTTCGTGGCGAATGTCTCACATGAGCTGAAGACGCCGCTGAGTTCCATCAAGGCATACACGGAAACACTGATCCGCGGCGCGATGGATGATCCGGAAATCAGCAAGACGTTTTTGTTAAGGATTGAAGAGCAGGCGGACCGGCTGCATCAGCTGATTCTGGATCTGATCAGTCTGGCGAGTATCGAATCGGGGAATCAGGTGTTCGATATCATCAGCATCGACCTGCGGCCGTTCGTGGAATCATGCCTGGTGGATCAGCAGACCGTGGCCGAGTCGAAACAGATTGAACTGGTCATCGAAGAGCAGGAGCCGGGCCTGCGGGTCAAGGCGGACGAAGAGGGTCTGCACCAGATTCTGGGGAACCTGATCAACAACGCGATCAAGTACACGCCGGAGCAGGGGCGGATTACAATTCGCTGGCAGCCCGAACAGGGAAACATGGTATTACTGCAGGTGCAGGACACCGGAATCGGGATCGAGGAAAAGCATCTGGCACGGCTGTTCGAGCGGTTTTTCCGGGTAGACAAAGCCCGTTCGCGCGAGCTGGGCGGGACCGGCCTGGGGCTCTCGATTGTGAAGCATCTGGTACAATCGTTTAATGGTACTATTGGTGTGACCAGTAAAGTCGGTGAAGGAACCACATTTTCGGTCCGTCTCCCCCGTGGCTGA
- the tuf gene encoding elongation factor Tu: MVHKVHVNVGTIGHIDHGKTTLTAAILKVQAQRGLAKVKSYQEIARGGIERDKNKTVTILASHVKYETERRTYAHIDCPGHADYIKNMISGAAQMDGAVLLVSAADGPMPQTREHILLARQVGVPYLVVFLNKCDLVDDPELIELVELELRELLTHYGFPGDDIPFIQGSAKQADDRPDDPEAAHCIHELLEALDTYVPDPERLTDRPFLMSIEDVFTITGRGSVVTGKIEQGQIRPGDAVEIVGLSDATRSDIVTSVESFNALVDTGYAGNNVGCLLRKTGYEDVSRGQVLAAVGTVTPYRNFEAEVYVLKKEEGGRHTPFFDGYTPQFFFRTTNVTGTVRVEGQADLAMPGDGVTLNVMLNQPIALTEGDRFAIREGSKTVGSGVVTRVIA, encoded by the coding sequence ATGGTTCATAAAGTGCATGTGAATGTAGGTACGATCGGTCATATCGATCATGGAAAGACGACGCTGACGGCTGCCATTCTGAAAGTGCAGGCGCAACGTGGTCTGGCAAAGGTCAAGTCTTACCAGGAGATTGCGCGTGGCGGAATTGAACGCGACAAAAACAAGACGGTGACGATTCTGGCCTCGCATGTGAAGTACGAGACGGAGAGGCGGACGTACGCGCACATCGACTGTCCGGGGCATGCGGATTACATCAAGAACATGATTTCCGGGGCGGCCCAGATGGATGGTGCGGTACTGCTGGTCTCTGCAGCCGACGGTCCGATGCCCCAGACGCGCGAGCACATTCTGCTGGCGCGGCAGGTGGGAGTGCCTTACCTGGTCGTGTTTCTTAACAAGTGTGACCTGGTTGACGATCCGGAACTGATCGAACTGGTGGAGCTGGAACTGCGGGAACTGCTGACCCATTACGGCTTTCCCGGAGATGACATTCCCTTCATTCAGGGTTCCGCGAAACAGGCCGATGATCGGCCGGATGATCCGGAGGCAGCTCATTGTATTCACGAACTGCTGGAGGCACTGGATACGTACGTGCCCGATCCGGAACGTCTGACGGACCGGCCGTTCCTGATGTCGATCGAGGACGTGTTTACGATTACGGGGCGCGGATCGGTGGTCACGGGAAAGATTGAGCAGGGACAGATCCGTCCGGGTGATGCGGTCGAGATCGTGGGGCTGAGCGATGCCACCCGGTCTGACATTGTGACGTCGGTCGAATCGTTCAACGCTCTGGTCGATACCGGCTATGCCGGCAACAACGTGGGGTGTCTGCTGAGAAAGACGGGCTACGAAGATGTGTCACGAGGGCAGGTGCTGGCAGCAGTCGGCACAGTGACTCCGTACCGGAACTTCGAAGCGGAAGTCTACGTGTTGAAGAAAGAAGAAGGGGGGCGGCATACGCCATTCTTTGACGGGTATACGCCCCAGTTTTTCTTTCGGACGACGAACGTCACGGGAACCGTGCGGGTAGAGGGCCAGGCCGACCTGGCGATGCCCGGTGATGGTGTGACGTTGAATGTGATGCTCAATCAGCCGATTGCGCTGACTGAGGGAGACCGGTTTGCAATTCGTGAAGGCAGTAAAACGGTTGGTTCGGGTGTGGTCACACGTGTGATCGCCTGA
- the bfr gene encoding bacterioferritin has product MKGSQNIIDALNDGLTIELTAINLYFISSKMCKDWGFDKLAKHFYDESIEEMKHAEQVIDRILYLDGVPEIARYDVIRVGQTVEEQIQNSLALETKGVATYNEAIELCRQEKDAGSRELMDQMVVESEESIDWCESQLELIKQVGIQNYLAEQIRE; this is encoded by the coding sequence ATGAAGGGTAGCCAGAACATTATCGACGCGTTAAACGATGGGCTGACAATCGAGCTCACCGCCATCAACCTCTACTTCATTTCTTCCAAAATGTGCAAAGACTGGGGCTTCGACAAGCTGGCCAAGCACTTTTACGATGAATCCATCGAAGAGATGAAACATGCGGAACAGGTCATCGACCGCATTCTCTACCTGGATGGGGTGCCGGAAATCGCCCGCTATGACGTGATCCGTGTAGGCCAGACAGTCGAAGAGCAGATCCAGAACAGCCTGGCACTCGAAACCAAAGGGGTCGCCACCTACAACGAAGCGATCGAGCTCTGTCGACAGGAAAAAGATGCCGGCAGCCGTGAACTCATGGATCAGATGGTGGTCGAATCGGAAGAAAGTATCGACTGGTGCGAATCACAGCTGGAACTGATCAAACAGGTCGGAATTCAGAACTACCTGGCAGAGCAGATTCGCGAATAG
- a CDS encoding ExeA family protein produces the protein MYQSYWNLQSGPFEEKMDAAFFYESHPHQAGLLKLQYLVENRKGAGLLVGNAGIGKSYLCHVLKSQLSERHQPFVQLVFPQLSPVELISYLAVELGAEEAGIEPGTTGKDRIVRALDRQLQLLCEQGAQPVIVIDEAHLIADQRIFETLHQLLNFQQTSDIDFTLLLVGDRLLLSHLQRSAQLDDRISVRCLLKPFSAEETQRYVEHRLQVAGRTEPVFEAEAFQTLFELTQGNPRKINRLCDLGLLVGYADELPLITSDVLEAVSEELVTSIPD, from the coding sequence ATGTATCAGAGTTACTGGAATCTGCAGAGCGGCCCATTTGAAGAAAAGATGGACGCTGCGTTTTTTTATGAAAGCCACCCGCACCAGGCTGGACTGTTGAAGCTGCAATACCTGGTGGAGAACCGCAAGGGGGCGGGCCTGCTGGTCGGAAATGCGGGGATCGGTAAATCGTACCTGTGCCACGTTCTGAAAAGTCAGTTGTCAGAGCGGCATCAGCCCTTTGTGCAGCTGGTATTTCCCCAGCTTTCACCTGTCGAGCTGATCTCCTACCTGGCCGTCGAACTGGGAGCCGAGGAAGCGGGCATCGAGCCGGGTACGACGGGCAAAGACCGGATCGTGCGGGCCCTGGATCGGCAGTTACAGTTGCTGTGTGAGCAGGGAGCACAGCCGGTGATCGTGATTGATGAAGCGCATCTGATTGCGGACCAGCGGATTTTCGAAACACTGCATCAGCTGTTAAACTTTCAACAGACTTCCGATATCGACTTCACACTGCTGCTCGTGGGGGACCGGTTATTACTGAGTCACCTGCAACGTTCGGCGCAACTGGATGACCGAATTTCCGTCCGCTGTCTGCTGAAGCCGTTCTCTGCTGAAGAGACACAACGGTACGTCGAACATCGTCTGCAGGTCGCAGGTCGGACCGAACCGGTGTTCGAAGCGGAAGCCTTTCAGACGCTGTTCGAGCTGACGCAGGGGAATCCGCGGAAGATCAATCGTCTGTGTGATCTGGGGCTGCTGGTCGGTTACGCCGACGAACTGCCGTTGATTACTTCTGACGTGCTGGAAGCGGTCTCGGAAGAACTCGTGACATCCATTCCGGACTGA
- a CDS encoding (2Fe-2S)-binding protein, with protein MSTVTESQIERVAAAPATEIAPRRRFLCHCLKVTPDEVQKCITDTNAETVHEVTRSCGAGKGCTACHCRIKDLLAGLCDDCGQSKRRCLCAAQTV; from the coding sequence ATGTCAACAGTAACCGAAAGCCAGATTGAGCGTGTTGCTGCCGCCCCGGCCACTGAGATTGCACCGCGCCGCCGTTTTCTCTGCCACTGTCTGAAAGTGACCCCTGACGAAGTCCAGAAGTGTATTACCGATACCAATGCGGAAACGGTACACGAAGTGACTCGCAGCTGTGGTGCCGGAAAAGGCTGCACTGCCTGCCATTGTCGGATTAAGGATCTTCTGGCAGGCCTGTGCGATGATTGCGGCCAGTCGAAACGGCGTTGCCTGTGTGCCGCCCAGACGGTTTAA
- the pstB gene encoding phosphate ABC transporter ATP-binding protein PstB — protein sequence MASTPSVKNNMQSSDKAASAHSHGPVVRPSIPEGKSMRTADELAQATEKISVRDLSFYYSENRALTDITLSIPERCVTAFIGPSGCGKSTFLRCLNRMNDMIEGTRVEGEILLEGQDIYSPRTDIVTLRKRIGMVFQKSTPFPKSIFDNVAFGPKIAGIRKKKDLYEIVERSLQRSALWDEVKDRLSESALNLSGGQQQRLCIARALANDPDILLMDEPASALDPASTARIEDLIFELKEQYTIVIVTHNMQQAARVSDQAAFFYQGLLVESGATEELFTNPKKQQTEDYITGRFG from the coding sequence ATGGCTTCAACACCCTCGGTTAAAAATAATATGCAATCATCTGATAAAGCAGCCTCCGCTCATTCACACGGCCCTGTCGTGCGGCCTTCGATTCCTGAAGGCAAGAGTATGCGGACGGCTGATGAACTGGCGCAGGCGACCGAAAAAATCAGCGTGCGCGATTTATCGTTTTACTATTCGGAGAACCGTGCGTTAACTGACATTACCCTTTCCATTCCGGAACGTTGCGTGACCGCGTTCATCGGCCCTTCCGGTTGCGGAAAGTCGACGTTCCTGCGGTGTCTGAACCGGATGAACGACATGATCGAAGGGACCCGGGTGGAGGGGGAGATCCTGCTGGAAGGCCAGGATATCTATTCTCCTCGGACGGATATTGTGACCCTGCGGAAGCGGATCGGGATGGTGTTTCAGAAGTCGACGCCGTTTCCGAAATCCATTTTCGATAATGTGGCCTTTGGTCCCAAGATCGCCGGGATCCGCAAGAAGAAGGATCTGTATGAAATTGTCGAGCGTTCATTGCAGCGATCCGCTCTGTGGGATGAAGTCAAAGACCGTTTGAGTGAGTCCGCATTGAACTTATCGGGTGGGCAACAGCAGCGTTTATGTATTGCCCGTGCCCTGGCCAACGACCCGGATATCCTGTTGATGGATGAGCCGGCCTCGGCACTGGATCCGGCGTCAACGGCGCGCATCGAAGACCTGATTTTCGAACTCAAGGAACAATACACGATTGTCATTGTGACACACAACATGCAGCAGGCGGCGCGTGTTTCCGACCAGGCTGCGTTTTTCTACCAGGGGCTGCTGGTGGAATCGGGGGCGACGGAAGAGCTCTTCACGAATCCGAAAAAACAGCAGACCGAAGACTACATTACCGGCAGGTTTGGATAA
- a CDS encoding PstS family phosphate ABC transporter substrate-binding protein, whose translation MITTNKGKVWGLLFLAIGISLIGVGCNGGGNSANETAAKQEGTEPASDTPAEAGEKLEGSVKIDGSSTVYPVSEAVAEEFRAVQPKVRVTVGFSGTGGGMKKFIAGEVDICDASRAMKEKEATACKEKGIEFIELSVSFDGLAVMVNPKNDWCDCLTVGQLKELWRPESGVKQWKDLDPKWPAKDIKLYGPGTDSGTFDYFTEAIVGESKASRADYTASEDDNVLVTGVSEDADALGYFGYAYYEENKDKLKLLAVDGGKGCTKPSLETVRNNTYQPLSRPLFIYVRKSALERPEVVAFVKFYMENAAALSKDVGYVPVSEEVQKKNMETLNGALSK comes from the coding sequence ATGATCACGACAAACAAGGGGAAAGTATGGGGGCTGCTGTTTCTGGCCATTGGCATTTCCCTGATTGGCGTTGGATGCAACGGCGGTGGCAATAGCGCAAACGAAACCGCTGCCAAGCAGGAAGGCACTGAACCGGCTTCAGACACACCCGCTGAGGCTGGTGAGAAACTGGAAGGCAGTGTGAAAATCGATGGTTCCAGTACCGTCTATCCTGTGAGTGAAGCCGTAGCCGAAGAGTTCCGTGCTGTGCAGCCTAAAGTGCGTGTGACCGTTGGTTTCTCCGGAACTGGTGGCGGGATGAAGAAGTTCATCGCAGGCGAAGTGGATATCTGCGATGCGTCCCGGGCGATGAAAGAAAAAGAAGCAACCGCCTGTAAGGAAAAAGGGATTGAGTTCATCGAGCTGTCTGTTTCCTTCGATGGTCTGGCTGTGATGGTGAATCCCAAGAACGACTGGTGCGACTGCCTGACCGTAGGGCAGCTGAAAGAGCTGTGGCGTCCTGAAAGTGGCGTCAAGCAGTGGAAAGACCTGGATCCTAAGTGGCCCGCCAAAGACATCAAGCTGTATGGTCCGGGAACCGATTCCGGTACGTTCGACTACTTCACTGAAGCAATCGTAGGTGAATCCAAGGCGAGCCGGGCTGATTACACTGCCAGCGAAGACGATAACGTGCTGGTGACCGGCGTTTCTGAAGACGCTGATGCCTTGGGTTACTTCGGCTACGCTTACTACGAAGAAAACAAAGACAAGCTGAAGCTGCTGGCTGTTGACGGTGGCAAAGGCTGTACCAAGCCTTCGCTGGAAACCGTACGGAACAATACTTACCAGCCGCTCTCACGTCCGCTGTTTATCTATGTGCGGAAGTCAGCTCTGGAACGTCCGGAAGTCGTTGCCTTCGTGAAGTTCTACATGGAGAACGCCGCTGCCCTGTCGAAAGACGTGGGTTATGTGCCCGTCTCAGAGGAAGTGCAGAAGAAGAATATGGAAACCCTTAATGGAGCTTTGTCAAAGTGA
- the pstC gene encoding phosphate ABC transporter permease subunit PstC, with amino-acid sequence MTNERSDKEQSVEMHGGEAAVIGLPRSTSLEGAGGLWSRLRPVYEGLIHTSLLICASISVLVTVGIVIVLLYESIKFFYDVPVIEFLTGTQWTPLLKPQHFGILPLLCGTMLVAGGSALVAVPIGLGTAIYLSEYASPLFRDIVKPLLEILAGIPSVVYGYLAIVFVSPIIREIFPSAGVFNAASACVVVGIMILPMIISLSEDVLQSVPISLRAAASALGANKFEVTVRVVLPAAMSGIIASFLLAVSRAIGETMAVTLAAGATPKLTLNPLESIQTMTAYIVQVSLGDTPAGTIEYRTIFAVGLALFLTTMTMNLIAQYILSRVGERYE; translated from the coding sequence GTGACAAACGAACGTTCTGACAAAGAACAATCAGTTGAAATGCACGGGGGTGAGGCAGCAGTCATCGGGCTGCCTCGCTCTACGTCTTTAGAAGGTGCCGGCGGCTTATGGAGCCGTCTGCGTCCCGTTTACGAAGGCTTGATTCATACCTCGCTGTTGATCTGTGCCAGCATTTCGGTGCTGGTGACCGTGGGCATTGTGATCGTTCTGCTGTATGAATCGATCAAGTTCTTCTACGATGTACCCGTCATCGAATTTTTGACGGGGACCCAATGGACCCCGTTACTCAAGCCGCAGCATTTCGGGATTCTGCCTCTGCTCTGCGGAACGATGCTGGTCGCCGGTGGTTCAGCCCTGGTGGCGGTTCCCATCGGCCTGGGGACTGCGATTTACCTCAGCGAGTATGCCTCACCCCTCTTTCGCGACATCGTCAAACCGCTGCTGGAAATTCTGGCCGGGATTCCCTCCGTGGTTTACGGCTATCTGGCCATCGTGTTTGTCTCCCCGATTATCCGGGAAATCTTTCCCAGTGCCGGCGTGTTCAATGCGGCCAGTGCCTGTGTGGTCGTGGGCATCATGATCCTGCCGATGATCATCTCCCTGAGTGAAGACGTGCTGCAATCGGTGCCGATTTCGTTGAGAGCAGCGGCTTCGGCACTGGGGGCGAATAAATTTGAAGTCACTGTGCGTGTAGTCCTGCCGGCTGCGATGTCGGGGATTATTGCCAGTTTCCTGCTGGCCGTCTCCCGTGCGATTGGTGAGACGATGGCGGTGACCCTGGCGGCAGGAGCGACACCGAAGCTGACACTGAATCCGCTGGAAAGTATCCAGACCATGACCGCCTACATCGTGCAGGTGAGCCTGGGAGACACCCCGGCAGGGACGATTGAGTACCGGACGATTTTTGCGGTTGGCCTCGCCCTGTTTCTCACGACGATGACCATGAATCTGATTGCTCAATATATTCTCTCCCGCGTAGGAGAACGCTACGAATGA